In Chitinophaga sp. HK235, a single window of DNA contains:
- the recF gene encoding DNA replication/repair protein RecF (All proteins in this family for which functions are known are DNA-binding proteins that assist the filamentation of RecA onto DNA for the initiation of recombination or recombinational repair.) — protein MLHIQKISLVQFKNYARQDFRFQQRIVGITGRNGSGKTNLLDAIYYLCFTRSYFTSSESQNTQYHTNGFRIEGLLEKQGQEEKIVCTVKDGKKEVSLNDEKYDRFSRHIGQFPAVMIAPDDAEIILGGSEERRKWLDTLLSQLYPDYLEHLIVYQKILLQRNSLLKNIAATGQHQDSLLDVFDQQLVQHGTPVFEQRKAFLTAFIPQVQQLYDFISGTHEVVNIRYQCTLQEEDYAAQLNTARYKDLQLQRTTAGIHRDDLLFLLNEHPMKNSASQGQRKSFLFALKLAQFEVIRQHKQFAPLLLLDDVFEKLDQERVMRLISLVAGDSYGQVFITDTHAERLQHSFEATGQSIQLIKI, from the coding sequence TTGCTGCATATACAAAAAATATCACTCGTACAGTTCAAAAACTACGCCCGGCAGGACTTCCGCTTTCAACAACGGATCGTTGGTATCACCGGCAGAAACGGTTCCGGTAAAACCAACCTGCTCGACGCCATTTATTACCTCTGCTTTACCCGTAGCTATTTTACCAGCAGCGAAAGCCAGAACACCCAGTACCATACCAATGGCTTCCGCATAGAAGGCCTCCTCGAAAAACAGGGACAGGAAGAAAAAATCGTCTGCACCGTTAAAGACGGGAAAAAGGAAGTATCCCTCAACGATGAAAAATACGACCGCTTTTCCCGGCACATCGGCCAGTTCCCGGCCGTCATGATAGCACCCGATGATGCCGAAATCATCCTCGGCGGCAGTGAAGAACGCCGCAAATGGCTGGACACACTCCTGTCTCAGCTCTACCCTGACTATCTCGAACATCTCATCGTATACCAGAAAATACTGCTGCAACGTAACAGCCTGCTGAAAAATATCGCTGCAACCGGACAACACCAGGACAGCCTCCTCGACGTCTTCGACCAGCAACTGGTACAACATGGCACCCCCGTATTTGAACAAAGGAAGGCTTTCCTCACCGCTTTTATTCCGCAGGTACAACAACTATACGATTTTATCTCCGGCACCCATGAAGTTGTCAATATCCGCTACCAGTGCACCCTGCAGGAAGAAGACTACGCCGCCCAACTCAACACCGCCCGGTACAAGGACCTGCAACTACAACGCACCACCGCCGGCATTCATCGTGATGACCTCCTCTTCCTCCTCAATGAACACCCCATGAAAAACAGTGCCTCCCAGGGACAACGCAAGAGCTTCCTCTTCGCCCTGAAACTGGCCCAGTTTGAAGTCATCAGACAGCATAAACAATTTGCTCCCCTCCTTCTTCTTGATGATGTGTTTGAAAAACTAGACCAGGAAAGGGTGATGCGGCTCATCTCCCTCGTGGCAGGTGATTCCTATGGCCAGGTGTTTATTACAGATACGCATGCTGAAAGACTTCAGCATAGTTTTGAGGCTACCGGACAATCCATTCAACTCATAAAAATTTAG
- a CDS encoding DUF721 domain-containing protein — protein MRHGTTSIGDALREFMNKSRLKPRLTEVRIQENWEKIMGKTIARYTQSIQLIDHKLIITTTVAPLKQELTYSKDKIIKLVNETLGENIVKEVMIR, from the coding sequence ATGCGCCACGGAACAACCAGTATAGGAGATGCCCTTCGGGAATTTATGAACAAAAGCAGGCTCAAACCCCGTCTTACTGAAGTCAGAATTCAGGAAAACTGGGAAAAAATAATGGGCAAAACCATTGCGCGCTACACACAGAGCATCCAGCTGATAGACCATAAGCTTATCATAACCACTACTGTAGCACCCTTAAAACAGGAATTAACTTACTCTAAAGACAAGATCATCAAACTGGTGAATGAAACGCTGGGGGAGAATATTGTCAAGGAAGTGATGATCCGATAA
- a CDS encoding DUF4349 domain-containing protein, whose protein sequence is MKYIAHLIVVCFLFACGKTSSPSITSQTSTIAQDETVAATTDRLAFAEKNVNKDNTPPTPAEPASQKIIKTARISFAVDDFAAAKKRITDIVSKTGGYLSSEVESRGSTEWRNHLEIKVPAAAFDSCVGSLTSGVSRLDQKNITSQDVTAEYVDLDARMKTRIATEQRYLDILKQARNVKEILEVEVQLKAIREEIEAAKGRLQYIDHQVSYSMIYLDYYQTLALSAPEGPGFLQRSWLSVREGWNSLLGLTIEGLGLWPFMLIIIFIFIFIKRRLKRNRKQAVTS, encoded by the coding sequence ATGAAGTACATAGCCCATCTCATCGTCGTATGCTTCCTGTTTGCCTGTGGTAAAACATCTTCCCCCAGTATCACCAGTCAGACATCAACAATTGCTCAGGACGAAACAGTAGCCGCGACAACAGACCGTCTCGCTTTTGCAGAAAAGAATGTCAACAAAGACAATACCCCGCCTACACCCGCCGAACCCGCATCTCAGAAAATTATTAAAACCGCAAGGATCAGTTTCGCCGTAGACGATTTTGCAGCTGCCAAAAAACGTATAACCGATATCGTTAGTAAGACCGGTGGTTATTTATCATCAGAAGTAGAGAGCCGTGGCAGTACAGAGTGGCGTAATCATCTGGAGATAAAAGTACCCGCCGCGGCATTTGATAGTTGTGTGGGAAGTCTTACCAGCGGCGTATCCCGGCTGGATCAGAAAAACATCACTTCCCAGGATGTAACGGCTGAATATGTTGATCTCGATGCCCGCATGAAAACAAGGATAGCCACTGAACAACGCTATCTTGATATTTTGAAACAAGCCCGCAACGTAAAGGAAATACTGGAAGTGGAAGTGCAGCTGAAAGCAATCCGGGAGGAGATTGAAGCGGCTAAGGGGCGTCTGCAGTATATCGATCATCAGGTGAGCTATAGTATGATCTACCTTGATTATTACCAGACCCTGGCCTTGTCAGCACCGGAAGGCCCCGGTTTCCTGCAGCGGTCCTGGCTGTCGGTCCGCGAAGGGTGGAATAGTCTCCTAGGCCTCACGATAGAAGGATTGGGCTTGTGGCCGTTTATGCTGATTATCATTTTTATTTTTATATTTATAAAAAGGCGACTGAAAAGAAACAGGAAACAAGCGGTAACGTCCTGA
- a CDS encoding EVE domain-containing protein — MNYWLVKSEPFKYSWDQFVKDKVTFWDGVRNYQARNNLKGMKKGDKVLFYHSNEGLAVVGLATVAKEHYQDPTTPDPNWVVVDLKPVKAFKVPVTLAQMKTEKRLADLSLIRQGRLSVCDVTKEQFDVIMEMGGME; from the coding sequence ATGAACTATTGGCTCGTCAAATCGGAACCCTTCAAGTATTCCTGGGACCAGTTTGTAAAAGATAAAGTGACCTTCTGGGACGGCGTACGTAATTACCAGGCACGCAACAATCTCAAAGGCATGAAAAAAGGAGACAAGGTATTGTTTTACCATAGCAACGAAGGCCTCGCCGTTGTAGGACTGGCTACCGTAGCAAAAGAACATTACCAGGATCCCACCACACCGGACCCGAACTGGGTTGTGGTAGACCTGAAGCCTGTCAAAGCCTTCAAAGTACCGGTAACCCTGGCACAAATGAAGACGGAGAAAAGGCTTGCAGACCTCTCCCTGATCAGACAAGGCCGCCTGTCTGTATGCGACGTCACGAAAGAACAGTTTGACGTAATTATGGAAATGGGAGGCATGGAATAA
- the ribH gene encoding 6,7-dimethyl-8-ribityllumazine synthase, whose amino-acid sequence MSEHNKSLLNDTGILNLEDASVVMVYTEWNDTIVNELVAGCERSLEQYKVAKSNKIIVPGAFEIPYACKQYWENTKGTGNQPGAIIAFGCVIRGETPHFDYVCKAVTEGILQLNLQLPVPVIFGILTVDNEQQALDRLGGAHGHKGEEAAITALKMISLQRDLARGL is encoded by the coding sequence ATGTCTGAGCACAATAAAAGCTTGTTAAATGATACTGGCATTCTCAACCTGGAGGATGCCAGTGTTGTTATGGTATATACCGAATGGAATGATACCATTGTGAATGAACTGGTAGCCGGATGTGAAAGGTCCCTGGAACAATATAAGGTGGCCAAATCCAATAAGATCATAGTACCCGGCGCTTTTGAAATCCCTTACGCCTGCAAGCAATACTGGGAGAACACCAAAGGTACCGGCAATCAGCCTGGCGCTATTATTGCTTTCGGTTGTGTGATCCGCGGAGAAACACCTCACTTCGATTATGTGTGTAAAGCAGTCACAGAAGGTATCCTGCAACTGAACCTTCAATTACCCGTTCCCGTTATATTCGGCATATTGACGGTAGACAATGAACAGCAGGCCCTTGACAGACTGGGTGGCGCTCATGGCCATAAAGGCGAAGAAGCTGCCATCACCGCATTGAAGATGATTTCATTACAAAGAGACCTGGCGAGAGGACTTTAG
- a CDS encoding DUF4252 domain-containing protein — translation MKSLLFGCCLMIAGTSVTMAQDKSLREFRNNYRGKAEVHSISVGSIPLRFSAWVLKFGEAGDEDVKQARQLLRGVRKVKLHTIENPEGLHITNSDVEALKQKLQTKDHFETLMEVREKGNMIHVLNKGKDDELGHVVMLVQEENEFLMVNLQTNLKIEDINRLIRQFASN, via the coding sequence ATGAAATCATTATTGTTTGGTTGTTGTCTGATGATTGCCGGCACTTCAGTGACCATGGCTCAAGACAAGTCACTGCGTGAGTTTCGTAATAACTACCGGGGTAAGGCAGAAGTACACAGTATCAGTGTAGGCTCCATTCCATTGCGTTTTTCTGCCTGGGTGCTGAAATTTGGTGAAGCCGGAGATGAAGATGTAAAACAGGCACGTCAGCTGCTCAGAGGGGTCCGCAAAGTAAAACTGCACACCATTGAAAATCCTGAGGGCCTCCATATTACCAATAGCGATGTAGAAGCATTAAAACAAAAGTTGCAGACCAAAGATCATTTTGAGACCCTGATGGAAGTAAGGGAAAAAGGAAATATGATACATGTGCTCAATAAAGGAAAGGATGATGAGCTGGGCCATGTGGTGATGCTGGTTCAGGAAGAAAATGAATTCCTGATGGTAAACCTGCAGACTAATCTCAAAATAGAAGATATCAACCGTCTTATCCGCCAGTTCGCTTCCAACTGA
- a CDS encoding tol-pal system YbgF family protein produces MAETKDKATTPQPATNFDLEKSMHKAEDFFIKNKNVITIALLAVVVGVGGFFAYNHFVKQPNENKAQEMIFHAQNYFAVDSFKLALNGDGNNYGFLQVVNKYGGTKAGNLAKYSAGVCYIRLGEYQKGIDMLNSFSSDDLLLQPTALGLIGDAYMELNKTSEGIEAYKKAGHYNDNELTSPVYLFRAGMALEKAGKPAEAISIYKEIKEKFPLTNEGREMDKYLARLGDVKN; encoded by the coding sequence ATGGCAGAAACTAAAGATAAAGCCACCACACCGCAACCTGCAACAAATTTTGACCTGGAGAAGTCCATGCACAAAGCGGAAGACTTTTTCATTAAAAACAAAAACGTCATTACTATTGCATTGCTGGCAGTAGTAGTGGGCGTAGGCGGTTTCTTCGCCTATAACCATTTTGTTAAACAGCCCAACGAGAACAAAGCACAGGAAATGATTTTCCACGCACAGAACTACTTTGCTGTGGACTCCTTTAAACTGGCTTTGAACGGTGATGGCAATAACTATGGTTTCTTACAGGTGGTAAACAAATACGGCGGCACCAAAGCTGGTAACCTCGCAAAATACAGTGCTGGCGTATGCTACATCCGCCTGGGCGAATATCAGAAAGGTATCGACATGCTGAATTCCTTCAGCTCTGATGATCTGCTCCTGCAGCCTACTGCACTGGGCCTGATCGGCGACGCTTACATGGAGCTCAACAAAACTTCTGAAGGTATCGAGGCTTACAAAAAAGCAGGTCACTACAATGATAACGAACTGACTTCCCCTGTTTACCTGTTCCGCGCAGGCATGGCCCTGGAAAAAGCCGGTAAACCAGCAGAAGCCATCTCTATCTATAAAGAAATTAAAGAGAAATTCCCCCTCACCAACGAAGGTCGTGAAATGGACAAATATCTGGCGAGACTGGGAGATGTGAAGAACTAA
- the pdhA gene encoding pyruvate dehydrogenase (acetyl-transferring) E1 component subunit alpha — protein sequence MQTKTDVKTKFTKETYLYWYELMLLLRRFEEKTGQLYGMQKIRGFCHLYIGQEAIAAGAITATKPEDKFITAYRDHALAIAKGISAKACMAEMFGKATGCSKGKGGSMHFFSKEHNFFGGHGIVGAQIGTGAGLALAEQYLGTDNAVLCFFGDGAARQGMLHETFNMAMTWKLPVVFICENNMYAMGTSVERTSNVLDIYKLADAYEMPADSIDGMSCEAVHEGVERAVKRARENGGPTLLEIKTYRYRGHSMSDPAKYRTKEELEEYKEKDPISEVLRTIQKNKWATEAEIEAIHERVKQEVEESVQFAEESPWPSDDELLKDVYVQEDYPFIVD from the coding sequence GTGCAAACTAAAACAGACGTGAAGACGAAATTCACCAAAGAGACATATCTGTACTGGTATGAATTGATGCTTTTGCTGCGCCGCTTTGAAGAGAAGACCGGCCAATTGTACGGAATGCAGAAAATTCGTGGTTTTTGTCACCTGTACATCGGACAGGAGGCAATTGCTGCTGGTGCGATCACTGCGACGAAGCCGGAAGATAAATTCATCACCGCGTACCGCGACCACGCTTTGGCTATAGCCAAGGGTATTTCTGCTAAGGCTTGTATGGCTGAGATGTTTGGTAAAGCAACCGGCTGTTCAAAAGGTAAGGGAGGTAGTATGCACTTCTTCTCCAAAGAACACAACTTCTTTGGTGGTCATGGTATCGTAGGTGCACAGATCGGCACTGGCGCCGGCCTGGCACTGGCAGAACAATACCTGGGCACTGACAACGCTGTACTGTGCTTCTTTGGTGATGGTGCTGCCCGTCAGGGTATGCTCCATGAAACCTTTAACATGGCAATGACCTGGAAGCTGCCTGTTGTTTTCATTTGCGAAAACAATATGTACGCGATGGGTACTTCTGTAGAACGTACTTCCAACGTACTGGATATCTATAAGCTCGCTGACGCTTACGAAATGCCTGCCGATTCTATCGACGGTATGAGCTGCGAAGCGGTACATGAAGGTGTGGAAAGAGCCGTAAAACGTGCACGTGAAAATGGTGGTCCAACCCTGCTGGAAATCAAAACATACCGCTACCGTGGTCACTCTATGAGTGATCCTGCTAAATATCGTACCAAGGAAGAACTGGAAGAGTACAAAGAAAAAGATCCGATCAGCGAGGTACTGAGAACCATTCAGAAGAATAAATGGGCTACGGAAGCTGAAATTGAAGCGATCCATGAGCGCGTTAAACAGGAAGTGGAAGAATCTGTGCAGTTTGCTGAAGAGTCTCCATGGCCTTCTGATGATGAGCTCCTGAAAGACGTTTATGTTCAGGAAGATTATCCGTTCATCGTTGACTAA
- a CDS encoding (Fe-S)-binding protein: protein MNVQLFIPCFVDQLFPETAFNMVKVLEKLGCNVMYNPEQTCCGQPAYNAGYQDECRTVATKFVKDFKTFDYIVAPSGSCTGFVRNYYNKLFDNSAAHNDVKLLRKNLYEFTEFLTEVLHVTDLGATLNGVGTYHDACGALRECGIKEGPRKLLEKVKGLELKEMNDCEVCCGFGGTFSVKFEPISIGMGEQKVHNAVNSGADYLISTDLSCLMHLDGYIRKHGTNIKVMHIADVLASGW from the coding sequence ATGAATGTACAGTTATTTATACCGTGTTTCGTAGACCAGCTGTTTCCTGAAACTGCCTTTAACATGGTGAAAGTGCTGGAGAAACTAGGGTGTAACGTGATGTATAATCCGGAGCAGACCTGCTGCGGCCAGCCGGCTTACAATGCCGGTTATCAGGACGAATGCAGGACCGTTGCTACCAAATTTGTAAAGGACTTCAAAACTTTCGACTACATTGTTGCCCCCAGTGGCTCCTGCACCGGTTTCGTTCGTAATTACTACAATAAACTGTTTGATAATTCAGCAGCACATAACGATGTGAAACTGTTGCGCAAAAACCTCTACGAATTCACAGAATTTCTGACGGAAGTATTGCATGTAACAGATCTGGGTGCCACCCTCAACGGAGTGGGCACCTACCACGATGCCTGCGGCGCCCTGCGTGAATGCGGTATCAAGGAAGGCCCCCGGAAACTGCTGGAGAAAGTAAAAGGCCTGGAATTAAAAGAGATGAATGATTGTGAAGTGTGTTGCGGTTTTGGCGGTACCTTCTCCGTGAAGTTTGAACCCATCTCTATCGGTATGGGCGAACAAAAAGTCCACAACGCTGTCAACAGCGGAGCAGACTACCTCATCTCCACAGACCTGTCCTGCCTGATGCACCTGGATGGCTACATCCGTAAGCATGGTACCAATATTAAAGTGATGCACATCGCCGATGTACTGGCGAGTGGCTGGTAA
- a CDS encoding DUF4252 domain-containing protein has translation MKRSLLLLVAVFASLHLSAQSSIDRFFQKYENDRNFTLVSITPKMFSMFSKLDLNDPDAKNLMRVIQKLKGLRILAKENTRDGQRLYKEAAIFLTSDFEELMTVRDKDSDLKFMVKENSRGNINELIMLVGGNNEFLAMSLVGDIDLNEISQIASSVNIQGMDKLKNLKKK, from the coding sequence ATGAAACGTTCACTTTTATTGCTGGTAGCGGTTTTTGCCAGTCTGCACCTCTCAGCGCAGAGTAGTATAGACCGCTTTTTCCAGAAGTATGAAAACGACCGGAACTTTACACTGGTCAGTATCACCCCTAAAATGTTCTCCATGTTTTCCAAACTGGATCTTAACGATCCGGATGCCAAAAACCTGATGCGGGTGATACAGAAACTCAAAGGGCTGCGTATCCTGGCTAAGGAGAACACCAGAGACGGTCAACGCCTGTATAAGGAAGCAGCCATTTTCCTGACTTCAGATTTTGAAGAACTGATGACGGTGAGGGATAAAGACAGCGACCTGAAATTTATGGTGAAAGAAAACAGTCGTGGCAACATCAACGAGCTGATTATGCTCGTAGGCGGCAACAACGAGTTTCTTGCCATGAGTTTAGTCGGGGACATTGATCTCAACGAAATATCACAGATTGCCAGCTCTGTCAATATTCAGGGCATGGACAAACTGAAGAATCTGAAAAAGAAATAA